AGGTTCTTTTGAAGCAGTTATATTAGATTGGACTGGAGATTTTTCTGATCCGATTGCATATTTAGCTCCTTTATTAAGTTGTACTCAGATAAATAATAGTACTTGTCTCAAGGGAGAAGCTGTTTTCAGTGGAAGTTTTTGGGGTGATAAAAAAGTACAAGAAAAATTAGAAAAAAGTGAAGTATTAGAGGGGGAAAATAGATTAAATACTTTTTTAAAAATCGAACAACTTGCAGAAGAAGGAAGTTCCTACTTGCCAGTTTGGCTAATCAGACCTAAAGCTTGGTCGTTAAAAGATATAAGTAAACCAGAATTTTCAGGAGATGGATTAATTATTCTAAAAAACTTAAAAAGAGACTAGTTTTGTCATCTAAAAAAGAACTTTTCAAATATATCCTTGCAAGATTAGCTCTATTGCCAATTATGCTTTGGATCATTTCGAGCTTAGTTTTTATATTATTGAGAATCGCACCAGGCGACCCGGTAGATGCAATTCTAGGCACTCGAGCTAATGAATTGGCACGAGAAAGTCTAAGAATAAAACTTGGATTAAATAAACCTCTAATTAATCAATATCTTGAATATTTAAATCATTTAATACATGGAAATTTAGGAAATTCCTTAAACACACAAGAACCTGTAAAAGAAATTATTTCCAAATCTCTACCAGCAAGTATCGAATTGGCAATATTTGCAATCTTAATCGCATCACTATTGGGTTATTTGATTGGTTTTTTAGGAGCAGTTAAACCTGAAAGCAAAATAGATTTTTGGGGAAGAATTTTTGGTATTGGTACTTATGCTCTACCTCCTTTTTGGGCCGCGATGCTAATTCAAATTATTTTCGCTGTATTACTAGGTTGGTTTCCCATTGGTGGAAGATTACCCCCTGGAGAAAGTCCTCCACCCCCAGTCACTGGATTCTTACTTTTAGATAGCATTTTAAATAAAAATATTGAATTAATTTTTAGTTCTATTAAGCATCTGATTTTACCTTCAGTCACTCTAGGGATATTATTAAGTGGGATATTTAGTAGGTCTTTAAGATTAAATTTAGAGGAAGTTTTAAAAAAAGATTATATTGAGGCTGCAAGAAGTAGAGGTATAAATGACTCCAGAATATTATTTAAACATGCTTTACCAAATACACTGCTCCCAATATTGACAATTACTGGATTAACTGTTTCTTCTTTAATTGGTGGAGCACTTTTAATTGAAATAACATTCTCATGGCCTGGAATTGCCCTAGGACTTAAAGAAGCTATTAGCCAAAGAGATTATCCTGTCGTACAAGGAATAGTTATTATTATATCTAGCCTTGTTGTCATGATTAGTGTGGGAATAGATATTGCTATTGCATACATTGATCCAAGGGTCAGCTATTGAATAATTAGAAGTTTTTCAATTTTAGCCCTATCTAAAATATGAAATTTAAGCTCACCTTTAGTTAGATTAGTATTTGAAGGAATTGATTTTTTTTCTTCTAATTTCTCTAAGAAGCTAGTTATCTCAAAAGCTAATAAGCTCTGTACAGAAAGTGGATGAAATCCCACAATTGATTCACCTAAATTAAATAAATCTTTACCCTCAGACTGATACATCTGCCCCTCTACTCTAATAGGAGAAAAATGACTAGCACCCTCAATCAAAAGAACTCTGCTATATGGACTCGAGCTAACCGCAAGCAATAGTCCAAGTTGTTCACTCATAGCTGGTGTAACCAAATCGAAAGTTCCTCCAGTGAGGAACAGAGGAATATTTATTTGATTGTCTAAGTTCTTCTTCCATAAAAAACTACCAAAGCTATTCATACCAACGATGGCTGAAAGGTTTTCTATATTTTCTCTTTCGGTCAAGGTTATATCTGTTAGCTGACATTGCAAAAGTGAGGATAAATTAGTAAGAGAAAGATTATCAAGCACCTTTTGACATCTATTTTCAAGCTGATCATCTATTTCTATTCCTGATGCCAAAATAGCAGTAAGCGCTCCTAAAGAATGCCCCATCAAGACAACATTCTCTGCTGAAATATCAATCTTTCCTGATTTTTTCGCTTTAAGGACACTCTCTAAATCATTAAGTCGATCAGTTAAAACTTCTGCACCAGGGAGAGGAAGTCTTCCTTTCACCAAGGCCTCTAATGCTAATGAATCACTACCTGGATGATCCATCACAACAACAGGCCAACCATTATGACTAAGACTTCTTGCAAGCCAATTAAAATGATTACGATCGCCTCCTAAACCTGTCATTAGCAAAACCCAATTTGTCCTAGTTTTCTCCCTAGAGGAAGGATTCCAAACCTCTAGATTCAAAGGCTCATTTCTATGAGAAACAACTAAAGAAATCATTTCATATTCATTTTCTTTAATCTCAAAAGGTAAAATATTTCTTTTACTTCTCTTTACTAATATTTCATTAATTGACGCCAAGTTAGACAAGAGTTTTTGTTGTTTATTTAATTCACTTCTCCAATTATTTGCGACTTCAATCCACCCATCCAAATCAATATGAATTGCTTTAACAGAAAGTGAATTTAGAAGATCAAAAGTTGTCACCTCATCCTTTTCGTTTAAAAGATTTTCCAAAGTATCTAAAACCCTTTCGCCAGAGCTGTCTTCATCCATAAGTATCAGATCACTTACTTCATCAAGTAGTTTTCGACCAGACCAACTTCTCAAAATTTGTCTTGCCATACTTTTATCTTTTACCAAAGGGGTACTTAAAAACTTTGCTAAACCTTTCCTTTCTTTAAAACCAAGTAAATTAAGCCAGCTGGCTAATTCTGAATTTGTTTCATCTTCACCATTACTCCAATCAATCAATTCTTTTATTGAAATTGGAATAGACATTCCATCAAAATGAATCTCAAATCTCTCTGCTGCTTGAAGTTTTGGATAAATACAAGAAGGTGCTAGTAAGCTTCCAACTGTTCCAAGAACAACTAATTTTTTAATGAATGAATTTGTTCTCAACTTCTAGTGTTAGCAATTATTGGGAAAGATTCCCAGTATCCCTAAGATTGATCATAAAGGCTCGGCTATGGACAGCGATAGGAGCCGGAGGAGTATTGTATTTAAGTCCGATAATCTTTAACAATCTTGGCTTTTCAGCTGAACAAATCGGAAGTGGAATAACTACCGCTGCATTTGCTGGTATCACAACAAGGCTGGGTACAGGATATTTTCTTGACAAGAAATTTAGTTATGGAAAAGCAATTAAATTTGCATGCGTACTTGCAATATTATCTGATTTTATTCTTTTTTATTCACAAACTTATTTATCTTATCTCTCAGGTCAGTTTTTTTTAGGAGCAGCAGCTGGAATTTATTGGCCTTCTGCAGAATTGGCAGTGCCATTGAATTGTAATAGTACAATTCAATCAAGTGAAGGTTATTCTCTTGCAAGAAGTGCGGATGCAATTGGTGTAACTTTGGGGGTATTTATAGGTACTCTTGGAACATACTTTAAAATGACAAAAATAATATATTTAATAGATATTATTTGCATGTTATATATCTTTTATCTTCTAAGAGAGAAGATAGATAGAGGCAAAAGCAACAATCAATTAGTCATGAAAGATACTATAGAAATCAAATATAAAAATACAGAGAATAAATTTAATATAAAATGGATAATCAAGTTATTTCCTTTATTATTAATA
This is a stretch of genomic DNA from Prochlorococcus marinus str. MIT 0912. It encodes these proteins:
- a CDS encoding alpha/beta hydrolase; translation: MRTNSFIKKLVVLGTVGSLLAPSCIYPKLQAAERFEIHFDGMSIPISIKELIDWSNGEDETNSELASWLNLLGFKERKGLAKFLSTPLVKDKSMARQILRSWSGRKLLDEVSDLILMDEDSSGERVLDTLENLLNEKDEVTTFDLLNSLSVKAIHIDLDGWIEVANNWRSELNKQQKLLSNLASINEILVKRSKRNILPFEIKENEYEMISLVVSHRNEPLNLEVWNPSSREKTRTNWVLLMTGLGGDRNHFNWLARSLSHNGWPVVVMDHPGSDSLALEALVKGRLPLPGAEVLTDRLNDLESVLKAKKSGKIDISAENVVLMGHSLGALTAILASGIEIDDQLENRCQKVLDNLSLTNLSSLLQCQLTDITLTERENIENLSAIVGMNSFGSFLWKKNLDNQINIPLFLTGGTFDLVTPAMSEQLGLLLAVSSSPYSRVLLIEGASHFSPIRVEGQMYQSEGKDLFNLGESIVGFHPLSVQSLLAFEITSFLEKLEEKKSIPSNTNLTKGELKFHILDRAKIEKLLIIQ
- a CDS encoding MFS transporter; translation: MNLFSTSSVSNYWERFPVSLRLIIKARLWTAIGAGGVLYLSPIIFNNLGFSAEQIGSGITTAAFAGITTRLGTGYFLDKKFSYGKAIKFACVLAILSDFILFYSQTYLSYLSGQFFLGAAAGIYWPSAELAVPLNCNSTIQSSEGYSLARSADAIGVTLGVFIGTLGTYFKMTKIIYLIDIICMLYIFYLLREKIDRGKSNNQLVMKDTIEIKYKNTENKFNIKWIIKLFPLLLITLFVTGVMSLLQVILPLDLANGGIIRPPFTEERVATLVTIKLILLAIFQWPVGYILRNKNSPFKFRLCLFSLLIGFIFLTVSNFLNDGYLLVLIAFLPLTIALCIFLPSASNAIIKSSPIKSQGTAIALYSQCFGISALTVPWLAGKLIDNFDTAFQLWLIVSLICMILITNCKNIK
- a CDS encoding ABC transporter permease; the encoded protein is MSSKKELFKYILARLALLPIMLWIISSLVFILLRIAPGDPVDAILGTRANELARESLRIKLGLNKPLINQYLEYLNHLIHGNLGNSLNTQEPVKEIISKSLPASIELAIFAILIASLLGYLIGFLGAVKPESKIDFWGRIFGIGTYALPPFWAAMLIQIIFAVLLGWFPIGGRLPPGESPPPPVTGFLLLDSILNKNIELIFSSIKHLILPSVTLGILLSGIFSRSLRLNLEEVLKKDYIEAARSRGINDSRILFKHALPNTLLPILTITGLTVSSLIGGALLIEITFSWPGIALGLKEAISQRDYPVVQGIVIIISSLVVMISVGIDIAIAYIDPRVSY